From Hyla sarda isolate aHylSar1 chromosome 5, aHylSar1.hap1, whole genome shotgun sequence, a single genomic window includes:
- the LOC130272522 gene encoding uncharacterized protein LOC130272522 — protein sequence MQNPENSTLTVNPQCSYKEEDTLPRSRSRCTTLSRASSQTNLTSVSTDATRFKRHSSRHSSTTSLSSASARATKARAKAEAACAMASYAKQEAELMKEQAKSESEALRRKAEVQASLHLLQQQKNAAAALAEAEVLTRAAEAQFADIETQMSPLSASQRTREYIQSQATMYTDQQFNYAPRPSLTPPAISNFDTMQHCKTELEPQGRKSSGCMLRDQSANLTRVQTDADLLPPQANTSLDYSRKTYNRGEQSRLSQVPHQPYQPQPYPEFTPRKYSPDAARATEVARFLMRREIVSAGLMKFDDRPENYWAWKSSFLSGTQDLDLTDREKLDLLVKWLGPESTEQAQRIRSVHVHDAAAGLAMVWRRLEHCYGSPEVIEDALLKRIENYPRMTNKDNQKLRGFGDLLLEIEAAKSSGYLPGLSYLDTARGVDPIIEKLPFNLQERWVTQASRYKKEHRVAFPPFAFLAEFIVDQAETRNDPSFAFLNKRTASSPKVEQKHPTPYKERRATVSVRKTEVSPESAVNQEDSASKKVEEPDKICLIHNKPHPLRKCRSFRSRTLEERKAYLKDNHICFRCCASIQHLAKDCTKTIKCTECNSDKHLSALHPGPPPWKQEVPATQEDHGGEQGESTTPAVTSKRTEICTEQGRPRSCSKICLVKVYPAGFREKAIKMYTVLDEQSNRSLAKTEFFDLFGDKGSPTPYTLKSCSGVVETTGKRANNYIIESLDGKTKVTLPTLIECDEIPDDRSEIPTPEVARHHPYLVRIADQIPALDPDAAIILLLGRDILRVHKVREQYNGPHNAPFAQRLDLGWVIVGEVCLDGLHKPEKVNVYRTHLLQNGRTSCLCPCTNSLHIKERLVNPTYHQSIQRCMEDLASTGDTDELGCKVFERTRDDDKLAPSVEDTLFLEIMDREVFRDKSGSWVAPLPFRSPRHRLPDNKVQAEKRFTSLQHMLQRKPNMKKHFQAFMQKIFDNDQAERAPPLQENQEHWYLPIFGVYHPKKPGQIRVVFDSSAKHQGISLNDVLLSGPDLNNTLLGVLIRFRKELVAVTADVQQMFYCFLVREDHRDYLRFLWYADNDFNKEITEYRMKVHVFGNSPSPAVAIYNLRRAAQQGERHGQEATQFVMKNFYVDDGLASFSSNEEAINVLKSTREMLAESNIRLNKVASFQQQQSHGSISNGRPC from the coding sequence ATGCAGAACCCAGAGAACAGCACTCTGACAGTTAACCCTCAATGCTCCTATAAAGAGGAAGACACCTTGCCAAGAAGTAGATCTAGGTGCACAACATTGTCTAGAGCGTCCAGTCAAACAAATCTAACTTCGGTTAGCACCGATGCAACAAGATTTAAACGCCATAGTTCTAGACACTCAAGCACCACTAGCCTGTCATCCGCTAGCGCCAGAGCAACTAAGGCAAGAGCGAAAGCAGAGGCAGCTTGTGCAATGGCGTCCTATGCAAAGcaggaagctgaattgatgaaagaacaagcaaaaagtgaatctgaagcacttagaagaaaagctgaagtgcaagcatctttacacttactgcaacagcagaaaaacgctgcagcagccttagccgaggcagaagttctcacaagggctgccgaagctcagttcgctgacatagaaacccagatgtcacccctcagcgcaagccaacgtacccgagagtacatacagtcacaagcAACCATGTACACTGACCAGCAGTTCAATTATGCACCAAGACCATCATTGACTCCACCAGCAATAAGCAACTTTGATACTATGCAACACTGCAAGACTGAATTAGAACCTCAGGGTAGGAAGTCAAGTGGATGCATGCTCAGAGACCAATCTGCCAACCTGACAAGAGTGCAAACGGATGCTGATTTACTCCCTCCTCAAGCAAATACAAGTCTGGATTATAGCAGAAAGACTTACaatagaggagaacaaagcaGACTTAGTCAAGTACCTCATCAGCCTTACCAGCCGCAGCCATACCCTGAGTTTACACCCAGGAAGTATTCACCAGATGCAGCAAGAGCTACAGAGGTAGCAAGATTCCTGATGCGCCGTGAGATAGTGAGCGCTGGTCTAATGAAATTCGACGACCGCCCAGAAAACTACTGGGCCTGGAAGTCATCTTTCCTAAGCGGTACCCAAGACTtagatctgacagacagagaaaagcttgatctgctcgtcaaatggctaggaccagagtccactgagcaagcccaaagaatcagatcagtacatgttcatgacgcagcagcaggacttgcaatggtgtggaggagactagaacactgctatgggtcacctgaagtgattgaagatgctcttctgaagaggatagaaaactatccaagaatgacaaacaaagacaatcaaaagctgagagggtttggggacctactcttagaaatagaagccgctaagtctagtggatatctgccaggtctctcatacttagatacagcacgtggagttgatcccataatcgagaaacttcctttcaacttgcaggaaaggtgggtcactcaagcatcaagatacaagaaagaacatcgagtcgcatttccaccatttgccttccttgctgaattcatcgtagaccaagctgaaacacgcaatgatccaagctttgctttcctgaacaagagaactgcaagctccccaaaggtagagcaaaaacatccaacgccttacaaagaacgcagagcaacagtttctgtacggaagacagaagtctcgcctgagtctgcagtcaatcaggaagacagcgcaagtaagaaagttgaggagccagacaaaatatgtctcatccacaacaagcctcatccactaagaaaatgtcgcagtttcagaagtaggacattagaagagcgcaaagcttaccttaaagacaatcacatttgtttcagatgttgcgcttcaattcagcatcttgcaaaagactgtacaaaaacaataaaatgcacagagtgcaacagtgacaaacacctgtcagcactgcacccaggaccaccaccatggaaacaagaagttccagcaactcaagaagatcatggtggggagcaaggcgagagtacaacgccagcagtaacctcaaagcgcactgagatctgtacagagcagggccgccccagatcatgttccaaaatatgcttagtcaaggtgtatcctgcaggcttcagagaaaaagcaatcaagatgtacacagtcttggatgaacagagtaacagatctctggcaaaaacagagttctttgacctcttcggtgacaaaggaagtccaactccatacaccctgaagagttgttctggagttgtagagacaacagggaaaagagcaaacaactacatcattgagtcattagatggaaagacaaaggtgactcttcctaccctcatagaatgtgatgagataccagacgacaggtcagagatccccacacctgaagttgctcgtcatcacccctatctggtgcgaatagcagaccagataccagcactagatccagatgctgcaatcatccttctacttgggagagatatcctcagagtgcacaaagtcagagaacagtacaatgggccACACAATGCACCATTTGCACAACGCCTTGATCTCGGATGGGTCATCGTTGGAGAAGTATGTCTAGACGGACTCCACAAACCAGAAAAGGTGAATGTCTACAGAACACATCTGTTACAGAATGGTCGCACATCTTGTCTTTGCCCATGTACCAACAGTCTACACATTAAAGAGAGACTTGTTAACCCAACATATCATCAGAGTATCCAGAGGTGCATGGAAGACTTAGCCTCAACTGGAGATACAGATGAACTGGGATgtaaggtgtttgaaagaacacgagatgacgacaagctagcaccctcggtggaagatactctcttccttgagattatggacagagaagtcttcagagacaaatcaggcagctgggtagcccctctacccttccggtcaccacgccatcgccttcctgacaacaaagtacaagcagagaaacgcttcacctcgttacagcacatgctacaaagaaagccaaatatgaagaaacacttccaagccttcatgcagaagatctttgataacgatcaagctgaaagggcaccaccactacaagagaaccAAGAACACTGGTACTTACCAATATTTGGGGTTTACCATCCTAAGAAACCAGGCCAGATACGCGTAGTTTTTGACTCTAGTGCGAAACACCAAGGCATCTCACtaaatgatgtccttctcagcggacctgacctgaacaacacactccttggagtactcatcaggttcagaaaagaactcgtagcagtgacagcagacgtacaacagatgttctactgtttccttgttcgtgaagatcacagagactacttaaggttcctgtggtatgcagacaatgactttaacaaagaaatcacagagtacaggatgaaggtacatgtgtttggaaacagcccttctccagctgtagctatctacaacctgagacgagcagcacagcaaggtgaaagacatggtcaagaagccacacagttcgtcatgaagaacttctacgtagatgatggacttgcttctttctccagcaacgaagaagctatcaacgtcctgaaaagtacaagagaaatgttggcagaatccaacataagactgaacaaggtagctagcttccaacagcaacagagtcatggaagcatttccaatggaagaccgtgctaa